The following are encoded together in the Gemmatimonadaceae bacterium genome:
- the guaA gene encoding glutamine-hydrolyzing GMP synthase translates to MPSRILIIDYGSQYTQLIARRVREARVYSEIHPPTRSVQWIRDWRPTGIILSGGPNSVYDEGAPTVDPAVLDIAPVLGVCYGMNLIVHRLGGDVSRAAHREYGRAEVSVSADDTLFRGFAPDESFAAWMSHGDQVRTLPVGFRAIAHTSNSPIAAYRHETRPLFGVQFHPEVAHTTRGTEIIANFLFQVCHADPSWTPGAFIDEEVAKIRALVGDKRVICGLSGGVDSAVAATLVHRAIGDQLTCVFVDTGLLRAHERDQVERTFRAHLGIQLVTVDAARRFLDALRDVEDPERKRTIIGHTFIDVFEDATEASARGAEFLVQGTLYPDVIESSSPTGGASVTIKTHHNVGGLRPDMKFKLIEPLRELFKDEVRNVGRELGLPEEMVGRHPFPGPGLAIRVLGAVTDPALEVLRKADTIYLEEIRAAGLYDEIWQAFAVLLPIRSVGVMGDFRTYENVVALRAVTSTDGMTADWFPFPHDVMGRISNRIINEVRGVNRVTYDVSSKPPATIEWE, encoded by the coding sequence GTGCCCTCTCGCATCCTGATCATCGATTACGGGTCGCAATACACGCAACTCATCGCGCGCCGCGTGCGCGAGGCCCGCGTCTATTCGGAGATTCACCCGCCCACGCGCAGCGTGCAGTGGATCCGCGACTGGCGCCCCACGGGGATCATCCTCAGCGGCGGCCCCAACTCGGTGTACGACGAGGGAGCGCCGACGGTGGACCCCGCCGTGCTCGACATCGCCCCCGTGCTCGGCGTCTGCTACGGCATGAACCTGATCGTCCACCGGTTGGGGGGCGACGTCTCCCGCGCCGCCCACCGCGAGTACGGCCGGGCCGAAGTGTCGGTGTCGGCCGACGACACCCTGTTCCGGGGTTTCGCTCCCGACGAATCCTTCGCCGCCTGGATGAGCCACGGCGATCAGGTCCGCACGCTGCCGGTCGGGTTCCGGGCCATTGCCCACACGTCCAACTCGCCGATCGCCGCCTATCGGCACGAGACGCGGCCGCTGTTCGGCGTCCAGTTTCACCCCGAGGTGGCTCACACCACCCGTGGCACCGAGATCATCGCCAACTTCCTGTTCCAGGTGTGCCATGCTGATCCGTCGTGGACGCCGGGCGCGTTCATCGACGAGGAAGTGGCGAAGATCCGGGCGCTCGTGGGCGACAAGCGCGTCATCTGCGGGCTCTCGGGCGGCGTCGATTCCGCCGTCGCCGCGACGCTGGTGCATCGCGCCATCGGGGACCAGCTCACCTGCGTCTTCGTGGATACCGGCCTGCTCCGCGCGCACGAGCGCGACCAGGTGGAGCGCACCTTCCGCGCCCACCTCGGCATCCAGCTCGTGACCGTCGACGCGGCCCGCCGGTTCCTCGACGCCCTCCGCGACGTGGAAGACCCCGAGCGCAAGCGGACGATCATCGGACACACGTTCATCGACGTGTTCGAGGACGCCACCGAGGCCAGCGCGCGCGGCGCCGAATTCCTGGTCCAGGGCACGCTGTACCCGGACGTCATCGAGTCGTCGTCGCCCACCGGCGGTGCGTCGGTCACGATCAAGACCCACCACAACGTGGGCGGGCTCCGGCCCGACATGAAATTCAAGCTCATCGAGCCGCTGCGCGAACTGTTCAAGGACGAGGTGCGCAATGTGGGCCGCGAGCTCGGGCTGCCGGAGGAGATGGTGGGGCGTCACCCGTTCCCCGGGCCCGGCCTCGCCATCCGCGTGCTCGGCGCCGTCACCGACCCGGCGCTCGAGGTCCTGCGCAAAGCCGATACGATCTACCTGGAAGAGATCCGCGCCGCGGGACTCTACGACGAGATCTGGCAGGCATTCGCCGTGCTGCTGCCCATTCGCAGCGTGGGCGTGATGGGCGACTTCCGTACCTACGAGAACGTGGTGGCGCTGCGCGCCGTAACCAGCACCGACGGGATGACCGCCGACTGGTTTCCCTTCCCGCACGACGTGATGGGGCGCATCTCCAACCGCATCATCAACGAAGTGCGCGGCGTGAATCGCGTGACGTACGACGTCAGCTCCAAGCCGCCGGCCACCATCGAATGGGAGTGA
- a CDS encoding PTS sugar transporter subunit IIA yields the protein MELREFFSEDAVKLEIEGTTKDDVLKELIGLLKLDEKSEGMLFKMLKRRENLGSTGIGRGIAIPHCRSLVVSKLRVAFGRKKGGVDFKAIDEKPVNFFFLIVAPPLEVSNQYLPVLGKIAQFSKEPDVPGRLLELTEPKQFLALLEEKGV from the coding sequence ATGGAACTGCGCGAATTTTTCAGCGAAGACGCGGTCAAGCTCGAGATCGAGGGCACGACGAAGGACGATGTCCTCAAGGAGCTGATCGGTTTGCTCAAGCTCGACGAGAAGTCCGAGGGCATGCTGTTCAAGATGCTCAAGCGGCGCGAGAACCTGGGGTCCACCGGCATCGGACGCGGGATCGCCATTCCGCACTGCCGGTCGCTGGTGGTCAGCAAGCTCCGCGTGGCGTTCGGCCGCAAGAAGGGCGGCGTCGACTTCAAGGCGATCGACGAGAAGCCGGTGAACTTCTTCTTCCTGATCGTCGCACCGCCGCTCGAGGTGTCCAATCAGTACCTGCCCGTGCTCGGCAAGATCGCGCAGTTCAGCAAGGAGCCCGACGTGCCGGGCCGCCTGCTCGAACTCACCGAGCCCAAGCAGTTCCTCGCGCTGTTGGAAGAGAAAGGCGTCTAG
- the dusB gene encoding tRNA dihydrouridine synthase DusB, with protein sequence MPFPFPLRASVPLYLAPMAGVSESPFRRLCRRFGADVVVTEFLSAEGIRRENPATINKLRFGPDERPIGVQIFGADPAAMAEAAGLVTDVFQPDFVDINFGCPVKKVVRRNGGSGCLKDLSLVEAVIRAVAASTHLPVTCKIRSGWNEEMRNPVEIALRCQDAGARVLAIHPRTRTQMYSGAAHWDEIAAVVEALDIPVLGNGDIKTADDAARMHHQTGCAGVMIARGSFGQPWIFDQARDLLDGRPMRPAPSVEARFRVAAEHARMAADYEPDRRGAAIEFRKHLGWYVRGLPGSADLRRALHAVTSLHEVEGIFAEYLLARERGLIVDSAPDPESMESVGA encoded by the coding sequence ATGCCCTTCCCGTTCCCGCTCCGCGCCTCCGTTCCCCTGTACCTGGCCCCCATGGCCGGGGTCTCGGAATCGCCCTTCCGGCGCCTCTGCCGGCGGTTTGGCGCGGACGTCGTGGTCACGGAATTCCTGTCCGCCGAAGGGATCCGGCGCGAGAACCCCGCCACCATCAACAAGCTGCGATTCGGCCCTGACGAGCGCCCCATCGGCGTCCAGATCTTCGGCGCCGATCCGGCCGCGATGGCCGAGGCCGCCGGGCTCGTGACCGACGTGTTCCAGCCCGACTTCGTGGACATCAACTTCGGATGCCCGGTCAAGAAGGTCGTGCGGCGCAACGGCGGTTCCGGGTGCCTCAAGGACCTGAGCCTGGTCGAGGCGGTGATCCGCGCGGTGGCAGCCAGCACGCACCTGCCGGTGACCTGCAAGATCCGCAGCGGCTGGAACGAGGAGATGCGCAACCCGGTGGAGATCGCGCTGCGGTGCCAGGACGCCGGGGCCCGCGTGCTCGCCATCCATCCGCGCACCCGGACGCAGATGTACTCCGGCGCCGCGCACTGGGACGAGATCGCCGCGGTGGTCGAGGCGCTGGACATTCCGGTGCTCGGCAATGGCGACATCAAGACGGCCGACGACGCGGCGCGCATGCACCACCAGACGGGATGCGCCGGCGTCATGATCGCGCGCGGCTCGTTCGGGCAGCCGTGGATCTTCGACCAGGCGCGCGACCTGCTCGACGGGCGCCCGATGCGTCCGGCGCCGTCGGTGGAGGCCCGGTTCCGCGTGGCAGCGGAGCACGCGCGCATGGCCGCGGACTACGAGCCCGACCGGCGCGGCGCCGCCATCGAGTTCCGCAAACACCTGGGCTGGTACGTGCGCGGGCTGCCCGGATCGGCCGATCTGCGACGCGCGCTCCATGCGGTCACGTCGCTCCACGAGGTCGAGGGCATCTTCGCCGAGTACCTGTTGGCCCGCGAACGCGGACTGATCGTCGATTCAGCGCCGGATCCGGAGTCGATGGAGAGCGTCGGCGCATGA
- the larB gene encoding nickel pincer cofactor biosynthesis protein LarB — protein MRRERVRDLLARVADGTLDVDQVIDALSFEPFESLGHTTIDHHRSLRQGYPEVIFGAGKTPEQIVEIAERIASHGDGLLVTRVSADAAEALTRRFPSLVCHPVARTAYLAGNEPPPAGRGPVCIVTAGTSDLPVAEEAAVTAAALGNAVVRVTDVGVAGLHRLLARRDELLSAAVIIVVAGMDGALPSVVGGMVSGPVIAVPTSIGYGAAFGGIAPLLTMLNSCAAGVTVVNIDNGFGAAVAASRITHD, from the coding sequence ATGAGACGCGAGCGTGTCCGGGATCTGCTCGCCCGGGTCGCGGACGGCACGCTCGATGTGGACCAGGTCATCGACGCGCTTTCGTTCGAGCCGTTCGAGAGTCTCGGACACACCACCATCGACCACCACCGCTCCCTGCGGCAGGGCTACCCCGAGGTGATCTTCGGAGCCGGCAAGACGCCGGAACAGATCGTCGAGATCGCCGAGCGGATCGCCAGCCACGGCGACGGGCTGCTGGTGACGCGGGTGAGCGCCGACGCCGCCGAAGCGCTCACCCGGCGGTTCCCGTCGCTCGTCTGCCACCCGGTGGCGCGAACGGCCTACCTGGCCGGCAACGAACCGCCGCCCGCGGGACGCGGCCCGGTCTGCATCGTGACCGCGGGCACGAGCGACCTCCCGGTGGCCGAAGAAGCAGCCGTGACGGCGGCGGCCCTCGGGAACGCCGTGGTCCGCGTCACCGACGTGGGCGTGGCGGGGTTGCACCGTCTGCTTGCCCGGCGCGACGAGCTGCTCTCGGCCGCGGTCATCATCGTCGTCGCCGGGATGGACGGCGCGCTGCCGTCCGTGGTGGGCGGCATGGTGAGCGGTCCGGTGATCGCCGTCCCGACGAGCATCGGGTACGGAGCGGCGTTCGGCGGCATCGCGCCCCTTCTAACTATGCTCAACAGCTGTGCAGCGGGCGTGACGGTAGTTAACATCGACAACGGGTTCGGCGCGGCCGTGGCGGCCAGCCGGATCACCCACGACTGA
- a CDS encoding sensor domain-containing diguanylate cyclase, with protein sequence MTTAEWIALAGAGVALALSATQYARGRRRSVRSSSEPPAPPVAPMQVGSLLNAAARHRRQTSPTAPISDLRSGVEASHDEQEFVADAAHLVEQLVDIRDACGAEEAVLWRWDESRDRLTPAAWSTSGSSRPQHFLKEEWGPLARWAAEGRMVVMDSADDEITPPKFAAAPVLEDTLLAGVLTVGHAGGMAISRQRVKQWLPRYASQVVRVLSLSEARREYARQMRQSRALLAAVRQIQTNKTHDSLAASICETALEVSSASAAALVRWRPEKEKGAVRHTTPGFRQSAPFALDPGTLVANACHNGLTLFVEDTERMDAGVSLFTAGDHGWHKGSLGIVPLSRDDRVIGAIVVASLESGRITQDEVRNLGVLGAVAAGSLEIVWEIDEVTKRASTDALTGLVNRRAFDEHLKRLLNETDRFGQPLALILADIDHFKRINDTWGHEAGDEVLRRVARKLTEGVRNVDVCARYGGEEIAILLPQTSVAGAADLADRLRHAVGAKPIKFKGEEIPVTLSFGVASYPDAVALREGLFRAADRSLYEAKEAGRNCVRAVGISPTV encoded by the coding sequence ATGACGACTGCGGAATGGATCGCGCTGGCTGGGGCTGGCGTGGCGCTCGCACTGAGCGCCACGCAGTACGCGCGCGGCCGCCGCAGGTCCGTGCGGAGTTCGTCGGAGCCGCCCGCTCCTCCGGTCGCGCCCATGCAGGTGGGATCGCTGCTCAACGCGGCGGCCCGCCACCGCCGCCAGACGTCGCCCACCGCGCCCATCTCGGATCTCCGGAGCGGGGTGGAGGCGAGCCACGACGAGCAGGAATTCGTGGCCGACGCCGCGCACCTGGTGGAGCAGCTGGTGGACATCCGCGATGCCTGCGGCGCCGAAGAGGCCGTGCTCTGGCGATGGGATGAATCCCGGGACCGGCTGACGCCCGCCGCGTGGTCCACCTCCGGCAGCAGCCGCCCCCAGCATTTTCTGAAGGAGGAGTGGGGCCCGCTCGCGCGGTGGGCGGCCGAAGGGCGCATGGTGGTCATGGATAGCGCGGACGACGAGATCACGCCGCCGAAGTTCGCGGCGGCTCCGGTGCTCGAGGACACGCTCCTCGCAGGCGTGCTCACGGTTGGCCATGCCGGCGGGATGGCCATCTCGAGGCAGCGGGTGAAGCAGTGGCTGCCACGCTACGCGAGCCAGGTGGTGCGGGTGCTGTCGCTGAGCGAGGCGCGGCGGGAGTACGCGCGCCAGATGCGCCAGAGCCGCGCCCTGCTCGCCGCCGTGCGCCAGATCCAGACCAACAAGACCCACGATTCGCTGGCCGCCTCGATCTGCGAGACCGCCCTCGAGGTGTCGTCGGCGAGCGCGGCCGCCCTGGTCCGGTGGAGGCCCGAAAAGGAGAAGGGCGCCGTCCGCCATACCACCCCGGGATTCCGGCAGAGCGCCCCGTTCGCCCTCGACCCCGGCACGCTCGTGGCCAATGCGTGCCACAACGGGCTGACCCTGTTCGTCGAAGACACCGAGCGGATGGATGCGGGTGTGTCGCTGTTCACCGCCGGCGATCATGGGTGGCACAAGGGCTCGCTGGGCATCGTTCCCCTGTCGCGCGACGATCGCGTGATCGGGGCGATCGTCGTGGCCTCCCTCGAGTCGGGCCGCATCACCCAGGACGAGGTGCGCAACCTGGGCGTGCTGGGCGCCGTGGCGGCGGGCTCGCTGGAGATCGTCTGGGAGATCGACGAGGTGACCAAGCGGGCCAGCACCGACGCCCTCACCGGTCTGGTGAACCGTCGGGCATTCGACGAACACCTGAAGCGGCTGCTCAACGAGACCGACCGCTTCGGGCAGCCCCTGGCCCTGATCCTGGCCGATATCGATCATTTCAAGCGGATCAACGACACCTGGGGGCACGAGGCGGGAGACGAGGTCCTGCGCCGGGTGGCCAGGAAGCTCACCGAGGGGGTGCGGAACGTGGACGTCTGCGCCCGGTATGGCGGGGAGGAGATCGCCATCCTGCTCCCTCAGACCTCGGTGGCCGGGGCGGCAGACCTGGCCGATAGGCTGCGGCACGCCGTGGGTGCCAAGCCGATCAAGTTCAAAGGGGAGGAGATCCCGGTCACGCTATCGTTCGGCGTGGCGTCCTATCCCGACGCCGTAGCGCTGCGTGAAGGGCTGTTCCGGGCGGCCGACCGGTCGCTCTACGAGGCCAAGGAGGCGGGCAGAAACTGCGTCAGGGCAGTTGGCATATCGCCAACTGTGTGA
- a CDS encoding lysylphosphatidylglycerol synthase transmembrane domain-containing protein — protein sequence MKRQFVRVMRVSMWVAVLAFLILFARRVQWAETWQAFRSASPSLLLAAALVNLVSLALKGVRWWIFLRPVGADSLWLAMRATFAGAGLNNVLVANGGEAARVIFVSRATRVPSAKILATFALERLFELSGYVLMLVLGIWLLPLPDHISALRPFAITALATLGFFVLFLLSREKTEEPVTDATDWHGKLRAYSRRFTHTLASVSTVPRFTAAMLLSVGAWGLQIATYQMTARAVHFPITFTGTVAAVLAVNVGFLFRLTPGNVGVFQVVYALTASALGFDPNAAVAVAFLIQAQQILPVTAIGVALAPEFIRRRKHPASSGGESLPPLDSPLPSPADTK from the coding sequence ATGAAGCGACAGTTCGTCCGCGTGATGCGCGTGTCCATGTGGGTGGCCGTGCTCGCATTCCTGATCCTGTTCGCACGGCGGGTCCAGTGGGCCGAAACCTGGCAAGCATTCCGATCGGCCTCGCCCAGCCTGCTGCTCGCGGCCGCCCTCGTCAACCTGGTGTCGCTGGCCCTCAAGGGCGTGCGCTGGTGGATCTTCCTGCGCCCCGTGGGCGCCGACTCCCTGTGGCTGGCCATGCGGGCCACGTTCGCCGGCGCCGGGCTCAACAACGTGCTGGTGGCCAATGGCGGCGAGGCCGCGCGAGTGATCTTCGTGTCGCGCGCCACGCGGGTGCCCAGCGCGAAGATCCTGGCCACGTTCGCGCTCGAGCGGCTGTTCGAGCTCAGCGGATACGTCCTCATGCTGGTGCTCGGGATCTGGCTCCTGCCGCTCCCCGATCATATCTCGGCGCTTCGCCCGTTCGCGATCACCGCGCTCGCGACGCTCGGATTCTTCGTGCTCTTCCTGCTCAGCCGCGAGAAGACCGAGGAGCCCGTGACCGATGCCACCGACTGGCACGGCAAGCTGCGGGCCTACTCCCGCCGGTTCACGCACACGCTGGCCAGCGTATCCACCGTGCCGCGGTTCACCGCTGCGATGCTGCTCTCCGTGGGCGCCTGGGGGCTGCAGATCGCCACGTATCAGATGACGGCGCGAGCGGTGCACTTCCCGATCACGTTCACCGGCACCGTGGCAGCCGTGCTCGCTGTGAACGTGGGGTTCCTGTTCCGGTTGACGCCGGGCAACGTGGGCGTGTTCCAGGTGGTGTACGCGCTGACGGCCTCAGCGCTCGGGTTCGACCCCAACGCCGCCGTGGCCGTCGCGTTCCTGATCCAGGCCCAGCAGATCCTTCCGGTCACGGCAATCGGCGTGGCCCTGGCCCCGGAGTTCATCCGGCGGCGCAAGCACCCGGCTTCCAGCGGCGGCGAAAGCTTGCCCCCCCTGGATTCCCCGCTGCCTTCCCCCGCCGACACGAAGTGA
- a CDS encoding polysaccharide deacetylase family protein, which translates to MMVQAVIGGAAAAAGIAAHGAFYRNSAVFGTALGRLPTRERVVALTFDDGPNPDATPPILDALADAGIHATFFILGRHAERWPQLVRRVHAEGHAIGNHGFYHRKLHFKSPAYVRDDLARGADAIAHACGARPALFRAPHGFRSPWVNRIARSMGERVVGWSLGVWDSDRPGADVIARRTVDGARPGSILLLHDGDGYDPSGDRRQTAEAVPAVLATLTARGYRFVTVPVA; encoded by the coding sequence ATGATGGTTCAGGCCGTGATCGGCGGGGCCGCGGCCGCGGCTGGAATCGCCGCTCACGGAGCGTTCTATCGCAACAGCGCCGTCTTCGGCACCGCCCTCGGCCGGCTCCCCACGCGCGAGCGCGTGGTCGCGCTGACCTTCGACGACGGCCCCAATCCCGACGCTACGCCGCCGATCCTCGACGCGCTCGCGGACGCGGGCATCCACGCCACGTTCTTCATCCTCGGCCGGCACGCCGAGCGCTGGCCCCAGCTGGTCCGACGCGTGCACGCCGAGGGCCATGCAATCGGCAACCACGGCTTCTACCATCGCAAGCTGCACTTCAAGAGTCCGGCCTACGTGCGCGATGATCTAGCGCGGGGCGCCGACGCCATCGCCCATGCCTGCGGCGCCCGGCCGGCGCTGTTCCGCGCGCCGCACGGATTCCGCAGCCCGTGGGTCAATCGCATCGCGCGTTCGATGGGCGAGCGCGTCGTCGGCTGGTCGCTCGGCGTGTGGGATTCCGATCGCCCGGGCGCGGACGTGATCGCCCGGCGCACGGTGGACGGCGCCAGGCCGGGCTCGATCCTCCTGCTGCACGACGGCGACGGCTACGACCCGTCGGGCGACCGGCGGCAGACCGCCGAGGCCGTGCCCGCCGTGCTCGCGACGCTCACCGCCCGCGGCTATCGCTTCGTCACGGTCCCCGTGGCATGA
- a CDS encoding glycosyltransferase family 4 protein, with the protein MPQLPALPELRDERTFRIALVTEYYYPHLGGVCEHVHFFAREARRRGHHVDIITSHIPGAEEQPNVIRIGRSQPVQANGSQARITLGWGLRRQMRRVLREGHYDIVHVHSPLTPVLPLLAIDEADCPVVGTFHTYFDRSTGYALFNRYFQRRLDKLSAAIAVSHSTTVALNRYFTANWTIIPNGIDVDVFNPHAPRPPEVRADVPSILFLGRFDPRNGLDTLIDAFRRVKRRGYRAQLVVVGDGPLRDHYYALAGGDPDITFVGAVLEGRPSYYANCSIYACPTTKASFGITLLESMACETPIVCSDILGFRDVVENDREALMVPCGDRDALADALVRLIDDETLRARLGKRGRQEALQYGWDRVTDQVLDVYHAILGRLAVVP; encoded by the coding sequence ATGCCACAGCTGCCCGCCCTCCCCGAGCTTAGGGACGAGCGGACTTTTCGCATCGCTCTGGTCACGGAGTACTACTATCCCCACCTGGGCGGCGTCTGTGAGCACGTGCACTTCTTCGCCCGGGAAGCGCGGCGTCGAGGGCACCATGTGGACATCATCACCTCCCACATCCCCGGCGCCGAAGAGCAGCCGAATGTCATCCGCATCGGGCGCAGCCAGCCCGTGCAGGCCAACGGGTCCCAGGCCCGCATCACGCTGGGATGGGGCCTGCGCCGGCAGATGCGCCGCGTGCTCCGCGAAGGGCACTACGACATCGTCCACGTGCATTCGCCGCTCACGCCGGTGCTCCCGCTCCTCGCCATTGACGAGGCGGACTGCCCGGTGGTCGGCACGTTCCACACCTACTTCGACCGCTCCACCGGGTACGCGCTGTTCAATCGCTATTTCCAGCGGCGCCTGGACAAGCTGAGCGCCGCGATCGCCGTGTCGCATTCCACGACCGTCGCGCTCAACCGGTATTTCACCGCCAATTGGACGATCATTCCCAACGGCATCGACGTGGACGTGTTCAATCCGCACGCCCCGCGTCCGCCCGAAGTGCGCGCCGACGTGCCGTCGATCCTGTTTCTCGGTCGCTTCGACCCCCGCAACGGTCTCGACACGCTCATCGACGCCTTCCGGCGCGTGAAACGGCGCGGCTACCGTGCGCAGCTCGTCGTGGTCGGCGACGGCCCGTTGCGCGACCACTATTATGCGCTGGCCGGCGGCGACCCCGACATCACCTTCGTGGGCGCCGTCCTCGAAGGGCGCCCGAGCTACTACGCCAACTGCTCGATCTACGCCTGCCCCACCACCAAGGCGTCGTTCGGGATCACGCTGCTCGAGTCCATGGCCTGCGAGACGCCGATCGTCTGCTCCGACATCCTGGGCTTCCGCGACGTCGTGGAGAACGACCGCGAGGCGCTGATGGTCCCCTGCGGCGACCGCGATGCCCTGGCTGACGCCCTGGTGCGTCTCATCGACGACGAGACCCTCCGCGCCCGCCTCGGCAAGCGCGGACGCCAGGAAGCCCTGCAGTATGGGTGGGACCGAGTCACCGACCAGGTGCTCGACGTCTACCACGCCATTCTCGGACGCCTCGCCGTCGTCCCATGA
- the purF gene encoding amidophosphoribosyltransferase: MCGIFGIRGRPDAARLTQLGLYSLQHRGQESAGVVVLDEHDHGHAVRSMGTINEAMGREIEALEGNLAIGHTRYSTAGSSTIENAQPIFVRSRSGHIALAHNGNLVNAVQIRAELEATGSIFSTSSDSEVIVHRLAKSRAGSPGERMAEALTGVEGAYSLVAAIGDTLIAARDPRGWRPLVMGRLDGAVVFASETCALDIVGAAVEREVGPGEIIVVNDAGVQFIQALAPLPQRRCVFEYVYFARPDSRVFGGSVDRARRALGRQLAKEHPAPTADLVFSVPDSSNSAALGFAEESGLPYELALIRNHYVGRTFIQPTQAGRDAKVKVKYNPVREVIEGKSVVMVDDSIVRGTTTRGLVAMIRAAGAREVHLRVSSAPITGPCYYGIDTPTRSELIAANMSQAEIAKHLGVDSLGYLSRDGMLGSVPGGPDGFCDACFSGDYPTAPPLDAARD, encoded by the coding sequence ATGTGCGGCATCTTCGGCATTCGCGGGCGTCCCGACGCGGCTCGACTCACCCAGCTCGGGCTCTATTCTCTCCAGCATCGCGGCCAGGAATCGGCGGGCGTGGTGGTGCTCGACGAGCACGACCACGGGCACGCCGTCCGGTCCATGGGCACGATCAACGAGGCCATGGGGAGAGAGATCGAGGCGCTGGAGGGGAACCTCGCGATCGGGCACACGCGCTACAGCACCGCCGGTTCGTCCACGATCGAGAACGCCCAGCCGATCTTCGTGCGCTCCCGGAGCGGCCACATCGCGCTCGCCCACAACGGCAACCTCGTGAACGCGGTGCAGATCCGGGCCGAGCTCGAAGCCACGGGGTCGATCTTCTCCACGAGCTCCGACTCCGAGGTGATCGTGCACCGGCTGGCCAAGTCTCGCGCCGGCTCTCCGGGTGAGCGCATGGCCGAGGCGCTCACGGGCGTGGAAGGCGCGTACAGCCTCGTGGCCGCGATCGGCGACACGCTGATCGCGGCCCGCGATCCGCGCGGCTGGCGCCCGCTCGTGATGGGGCGCCTTGACGGCGCCGTCGTGTTCGCCTCGGAGACCTGCGCGCTCGACATCGTGGGCGCGGCGGTCGAACGCGAAGTGGGCCCGGGCGAGATCATCGTCGTGAACGACGCCGGCGTGCAGTTCATCCAGGCGTTGGCTCCGCTGCCCCAGCGGCGCTGCGTGTTCGAGTACGTGTACTTCGCGCGGCCCGACAGCCGGGTGTTCGGCGGATCGGTGGACCGCGCCCGCCGCGCCCTGGGCCGGCAGCTCGCCAAGGAACATCCCGCTCCCACCGCCGATCTCGTGTTCAGCGTTCCCGATTCGTCGAACTCCGCCGCCCTCGGCTTTGCGGAAGAGAGCGGGCTGCCCTACGAACTGGCGCTCATTCGCAACCATTACGTGGGGCGCACCTTCATCCAGCCTACCCAGGCGGGCCGCGATGCCAAGGTGAAGGTCAAGTACAACCCCGTGCGCGAGGTGATCGAGGGAAAGAGCGTCGTGATGGTGGACGACTCGATCGTGAGGGGAACCACCACGCGCGGCCTCGTGGCGATGATCCGGGCCGCGGGCGCGCGCGAGGTGCATCTCCGCGTCAGCTCGGCGCCGATCACCGGCCCGTGCTACTACGGCATCGACACCCCCACGCGTAGTGAACTCATCGCCGCCAACATGTCGCAGGCCGAGATCGCCAAACACCTCGGCGTGGACTCGCTGGGCTACCTGTCGCGCGACGGGATGCTCGGCTCCGTGCCCGGGGGCCCGGACGGGTTCTGCGACGCGTGCTTCTCCGGCGACTATCCCACCGCGCCGCCGCTCGACGCCGCCCGCGACTAG